GAATTAAACGCCTTTCTGGGTGTCGGGACTGAATACAAGGGCAAACTCGACTTCGTGGGGACAGTCCGTATCGACGGTCTTTTCGAAGGTGAAATTTCTACAGACGGAGACCTGGTCCTGGGCCGGAAAGCTGCCGTTAAGGGCATTGTCCGTGTCGGGCAACTGACTTCCTGTGGCGAGATCACGGGTGACGTGATCGTGCGGGAACGGACTGTGTTGGAAAAAACCTCCGTACTGAACGGTAGTTTGTCCACCCCTGTACTGGTCGTGGAAAAGGGTGCTGTGGTTGAAGGTTCTATCACCATGAGTGTTGACTCTGTAACAACCACGAAACCCAAGGTCGTGGCCGGGGATTTCGGTGGCAGTGCCTCCAAGGGTGCTCACGCCGAGCCTGTAGTGGACAAGACCGGATCAGATGATCCCAAAGCATAATGGAGTAAGCATATGTATGAATTGGTAATAGATTACAATGGTGACGAGTACGTCGCATTTTCCGCAGAAAAGAAACGTGAAGTGGAATTGGT
The genomic region above belongs to uncultured Pseudodesulfovibrio sp. and contains:
- a CDS encoding polymer-forming cytoskeletal protein codes for the protein MGLFSKDKQSHSELNAFLGVGTEYKGKLDFVGTVRIDGLFEGEISTDGDLVLGRKAAVKGIVRVGQLTSCGEITGDVIVRERTVLEKTSVLNGSLSTPVLVVEKGAVVEGSITMSVDSVTTTKPKVVAGDFGGSASKGAHAEPVVDKTGSDDPKA